In Nitrospirota bacterium, a single genomic region encodes these proteins:
- a CDS encoding type I 3-dehydroquinate dehydratase — protein sequence MATTIGRFTFNVQFPVAGVYTGKGTEKMFPTWRSWGPDLVEVRLDHFDPKPLPEYLRMVQSLKAVLPCPFLLTVRSNKEGGGPLSKSLDDKQRYFLFDCLAEEVEGIDVELASLIAGKVAALCAQRKKTLVVSVHDFKRTPPDSVLISWLKKAKSAKADVVKIACHAASLEDALRLLNFALKNRKTPLVAIPMGDLARPLRLLAPLFGSRWAYAYLDSPTAPGQYSLPNFRDIARRL from the coding sequence ATGGCCACCACGATAGGGCGCTTCACGTTCAATGTCCAGTTTCCTGTGGCCGGGGTGTACACGGGGAAGGGCACTGAGAAGATGTTTCCCACGTGGCGTTCATGGGGGCCGGACCTCGTGGAAGTTCGGCTCGACCATTTCGATCCGAAACCGCTCCCGGAATACCTTCGCATGGTTCAATCACTCAAGGCCGTTCTTCCGTGCCCCTTCCTGCTGACGGTTCGCTCCAACAAGGAAGGGGGCGGACCACTATCGAAATCGCTGGACGACAAGCAGCGGTATTTTCTCTTCGACTGCCTGGCGGAGGAAGTCGAAGGGATCGACGTTGAACTGGCTTCTCTGATCGCCGGAAAAGTCGCTGCCCTCTGCGCACAGCGGAAGAAGACGCTGGTGGTTTCGGTTCACGATTTCAAGAGGACGCCCCCGGATTCGGTGCTCATCTCGTGGCTCAAGAAGGCCAAGTCCGCCAAAGCCGACGTTGTGAAAATCGCATGTCACGCGGCTTCGTTGGAGGACGCGCTCCGCCTCCTCAATTTCGCCTTGAAAAACCGAAAGACACCCCTCGTCGCCATTCCGATGGGCGACCTCGCCCGGCCTCTGCGTCTTCTCGCGCCCCTCTTCGGCTCCCGCTGGGCCTACGCCTACCTCGACTCCCCCACCGCTCCCGGCCAGTACTCTCTCCCCAACTTCCGCGACATCGCGCGAAGATTGTAG
- a CDS encoding phosphoribosyl-ATP diphosphatase — MKRGRFDTLIELTNVIEARKRTLPEGSYVASLIRKGRVEILKKIGEEAFETALASLTRRRRRLISELADLWFHILVLMAAENVGIEDILKELEARKGKRRGKSKTDR, encoded by the coding sequence ATGAAGCGAGGTAGGTTCGACACTCTTATTGAATTGACGAACGTCATCGAGGCCCGTAAGCGCACCCTGCCTGAAGGGTCCTACGTGGCATCGCTCATCAGGAAAGGCCGCGTGGAAATTCTCAAGAAAATCGGCGAGGAGGCTTTTGAAACCGCCCTGGCCTCGCTCACGCGGCGTAGGAGGAGGCTGATTTCCGAATTGGCCGACCTCTGGTTCCACATCCTTGTGCTCATGGCCGCGGAAAACGTCGGCATCGAGGACATCTTGAAGGAGCTGGAAGCCCGGAAAGGCAAGAGAAGGGGTAAGTCGAAAACGGACCGCTGA
- a CDS encoding DUF2851 family protein — MAPHSQVNYAAEYEEWVHRYAPQPSELRETSRTGEARPPVSESFLRCLWYDQLFIPRLLASEGGDRIVVEFPGFWNVGPGPDFTQARLRIGERQVTGDVELHLRAGDWKTHGHGADKAYNGVVLHAALWRGSGSSPPRNFSDKAIPQAILEECLVRPLEDLVGEIDPEHYPGRSPSALGFCHPHIADAGPARKKMMDWISKAADARFETKIRRAQRWIGESASLSEAFVCSWVENWGFGGFRETYLHAALACRNVGLRALMEGGPLPAEERTERLLMGALRSGLDGSPRRSARPSLSHPRRVAFITHTLLTLFLDRGWLVLEQMIRALDPAESPRKGLQRLREGLGMLIPRPAKCALLQSVSRHGISAPRIGADTRDILLLNFLLPFASAWARHENSIEREKAAHALFEVTPRLPENRIERAAVRRMFGSSLTRGGRSLRTPAAKGNPLLRSARFQQGLHRIYEDFCSKGLDGCERCPIPSSLMEIARS, encoded by the coding sequence ATGGCCCCCCACTCCCAGGTCAACTACGCCGCAGAGTACGAAGAGTGGGTCCACCGCTACGCGCCCCAGCCATCCGAGCTCCGCGAGACGTCACGGACCGGAGAAGCGCGGCCCCCCGTCTCTGAAAGTTTTCTTCGGTGCCTCTGGTACGACCAGCTCTTCATCCCACGGCTCCTCGCCTCCGAGGGCGGTGATCGCATCGTGGTCGAGTTTCCCGGATTCTGGAACGTCGGTCCGGGACCGGACTTCACCCAGGCGCGGCTGAGGATCGGTGAGCGACAGGTTACGGGCGATGTGGAGTTGCACCTCCGGGCAGGCGACTGGAAGACCCACGGTCACGGGGCCGACAAGGCCTACAACGGCGTTGTGCTGCACGCGGCCCTATGGAGGGGATCCGGCTCTTCCCCGCCGCGCAATTTTTCGGACAAGGCGATCCCGCAAGCCATACTGGAGGAATGTCTGGTACGACCTCTTGAAGATCTTGTGGGAGAAATCGATCCCGAGCACTATCCGGGGCGTTCCCCTTCGGCTTTGGGTTTCTGCCACCCGCACATCGCCGACGCGGGCCCTGCCCGGAAAAAGATGATGGATTGGATCTCGAAGGCCGCCGATGCGCGGTTCGAGACGAAAATCCGCCGCGCGCAACGCTGGATTGGCGAGTCGGCTTCCCTCTCCGAAGCCTTCGTCTGCTCATGGGTGGAGAACTGGGGCTTCGGCGGTTTTCGCGAAACCTACCTGCACGCCGCCCTCGCATGTCGAAATGTCGGTCTCCGCGCCCTTATGGAGGGCGGTCCCCTCCCGGCGGAGGAGCGCACGGAGAGACTTCTGATGGGAGCCCTTCGTTCCGGATTGGATGGATCCCCCCGCCGAAGCGCCCGACCCAGCCTTTCCCATCCTCGCCGCGTGGCCTTCATCACGCACACGCTCCTTACGCTGTTTCTGGATCGGGGTTGGCTGGTTCTCGAACAGATGATCCGAGCCCTCGATCCCGCCGAATCGCCTCGGAAGGGCCTTCAGCGCCTTCGGGAAGGACTCGGGATGCTTATCCCTCGCCCGGCCAAGTGCGCCCTCCTTCAGAGTGTGAGTCGCCATGGGATTTCGGCTCCTCGAATCGGAGCCGATACGCGGGACATTCTCCTTCTGAATTTTCTGCTCCCGTTCGCCTCGGCTTGGGCGCGCCATGAGAATTCGATCGAGCGCGAGAAGGCCGCGCATGCCCTTTTTGAAGTCACACCGCGCCTTCCGGAGAACCGCATCGAGAGGGCCGCAGTAAGGCGGATGTTCGGAAGTTCGCTCACCCGAGGGGGGCGTTCCCTCCGGACTCCGGCAGCCAAAGGAAATCCCTTGCTCCGTTCGGCCCGCTTCCAGCAGGGGCTCCACCGCATCTACGAAGATTTCTGCTCGAAAGGGCTTGACGGATGCGAGCGTTGCCCCATACCCTCCTCATTGATGGAGATTGCCCGCTCATGA
- a CDS encoding flagellar basal body-associated FliL family protein, protein MKIWSVAALAALLLAPSCKKPGTPPEKSAASTKSAEVPLGAAAALVPSGIEAPEAAATNAPTILTLPPTTGTLTDRQKLRLVVVLDLDSPETRREAEGRMHEYQDYIILILADRSSNDLLNSFARDDLRYAIFEAIRNTLPPRGLKKVYFTEFVIE, encoded by the coding sequence ATGAAAATCTGGTCGGTGGCCGCGCTTGCCGCGCTCCTCCTTGCACCTTCCTGCAAGAAACCGGGAACACCGCCTGAAAAATCGGCGGCCTCGACGAAGTCCGCAGAGGTGCCGCTTGGAGCGGCGGCCGCCCTCGTTCCGAGCGGAATCGAGGCCCCGGAAGCGGCCGCCACGAACGCCCCCACGATCCTCACCCTGCCTCCGACCACCGGCACGCTGACGGACCGTCAGAAGCTGAGACTGGTGGTTGTACTCGATCTGGATTCCCCGGAAACCCGGAGGGAAGCCGAGGGGCGCATGCACGAATACCAGGACTACATCATTCTGATCCTGGCCGACCGATCTTCCAACGACCTCCTCAACTCCTTCGCCCGCGATGACTTGCGCTACGCCATCTTCGAGGCGATCCGGAACACGCTCCCGCCCCGCGGTCTCAAGAAAGTCTACTTCACCGAATTCGTCATCGAGTAA
- a CDS encoding alpha/beta fold hydrolase has protein sequence MQSKISFKNSKNQLLSGVVHVGSEGKNRPWVILCHGMFSSKEGRKARALAERCEGAGLNALRFDFTSCGESEGEPGLILYGQQVRDVSSAVDFLEDGYTPSRLSLVGSSMGAATAILHAARRPYKLACVVLIASPSSTLQYVNDFMSEDQVREWKKTGMWESGANRVRYEFADDARPFNILESARLLHLPTLVLHGSGDELVPLKCAQEIYAALPKTRSLTILNKADHQFTKEEDRERVVKLTVEWCRTFGA, from the coding sequence ATGCAGAGCAAAATCAGTTTCAAGAACTCGAAGAACCAGTTGCTTTCGGGCGTGGTTCACGTGGGGAGCGAGGGGAAGAACCGGCCGTGGGTGATCTTGTGTCACGGCATGTTTTCCAGCAAGGAGGGGCGGAAAGCGAGGGCGCTGGCGGAGCGGTGCGAGGGGGCCGGATTGAACGCACTTCGGTTTGACTTCACTTCCTGCGGGGAGTCGGAGGGTGAACCGGGGCTGATCCTTTACGGCCAACAGGTGCGTGATGTTTCCTCCGCGGTCGATTTTCTCGAGGACGGGTATACCCCTTCGAGGTTGAGTTTGGTCGGTTCCAGCATGGGTGCCGCCACGGCGATCCTCCATGCGGCTCGGAGACCCTACAAGCTCGCCTGTGTCGTCCTCATCGCCTCGCCATCCAGCACGTTGCAGTATGTAAACGACTTCATGTCCGAGGATCAGGTTCGGGAATGGAAGAAGACCGGGATGTGGGAGTCCGGCGCGAACCGTGTGCGTTACGAATTCGCGGATGATGCGCGGCCATTCAATATTCTGGAGTCGGCCCGCCTTCTCCATCTCCCCACGCTGGTCCTCCACGGGAGCGGCGACGAGCTTGTTCCGCTGAAGTGCGCCCAGGAGATCTATGCCGCGCTGCCGAAGACGCGCAGTCTGACCATTCTGAACAAGGCGGACCACCAGTTCACGAAGGAGGAAGATCGTGAAAGGGTGGTGAAGCTGACCGTGGAATGGTGCCGGACGTTCGGGGCGTAG
- the msrA gene encoding peptide-methionine (S)-S-oxide reductase MsrA produces the protein MFGKSNKLRVPSKDEALPGRTEPMRVPSRHYVNGNPLSPPFPGKELAMFGMGCFWGAEKKYWSAPGVYSTAVGYAAGHTPNPTYEEICSGRTGHAEVVRVVFDPAAVRYTDLLKIFWESHDPTQGMRQGNDVGTQYRSGIYAYSPEQKRPAEASRDDFQRALKTAGYGAITTEILSAPQFYYAEDYHQQYLAKNPMGYCGLGGTGVTCAPQGWGSAA, from the coding sequence ATGTTTGGCAAGTCAAACAAATTGCGAGTGCCGTCGAAGGATGAAGCCCTGCCGGGGAGGACAGAACCCATGCGCGTGCCTTCCCGTCACTATGTCAACGGGAATCCCCTCTCGCCGCCGTTTCCCGGCAAGGAGTTGGCCATGTTCGGCATGGGATGTTTCTGGGGCGCCGAGAAAAAGTATTGGTCGGCTCCTGGCGTCTATTCCACTGCCGTCGGATACGCCGCAGGTCACACCCCGAATCCCACCTACGAGGAAATCTGCTCCGGACGGACCGGCCACGCGGAAGTGGTGCGAGTCGTTTTCGATCCCGCCGCGGTTCGGTACACCGACCTCCTCAAAATCTTCTGGGAAAGTCACGATCCCACCCAGGGCATGCGTCAGGGCAATGATGTCGGTACCCAGTACCGATCCGGAATCTACGCCTACTCGCCGGAGCAGAAGCGCCCCGCCGAAGCTTCACGCGACGATTTCCAGCGCGCGCTCAAGACCGCCGGATACGGGGCGATCACCACTGAGATTCTGTCCGCACCGCAGTTCTACTACGCCGAGGACTACCACCAGCAGTACCTCGCCAAGAACCCCATGGGCTACTGCGGCCTCGGCGGCACCGGCGTAACATGCGCCCCCCAAGGATGGGGTAGTGCCGCGTGA
- a CDS encoding PIN domain nuclease, giving the protein MVIVDTTVWIDYFRGTPTPHTRWLDLELGRQRLGITDLILCEVLQGIPDDRTFDRVRGELTSLEGFATGGMDFAMEAVRNYRRLRAHGKTVRKTMDVWIATFCIREGHSLLHNDRDFDAFERFLGLSVIHPD; this is encoded by the coding sequence CTGGTTATCGTTGATACGACGGTCTGGATCGACTACTTCCGGGGAACGCCAACTCCTCACACACGGTGGCTTGACCTTGAACTTGGACGTCAGCGACTTGGGATTACCGACCTCATTTTATGTGAGGTGCTCCAAGGCATTCCGGACGATCGGACCTTCGATCGGGTGCGGGGGGAGTTGACTTCGCTCGAAGGGTTCGCGACGGGTGGGATGGATTTCGCGATGGAGGCCGTCAGAAACTACCGTCGGCTCCGTGCCCACGGGAAGACCGTGCGCAAGACGATGGACGTGTGGATTGCCACTTTCTGCATTCGTGAGGGACATTCACTCCTTCACAACGACCGTGATTTCGACGCGTTCGAGCGTTTTCTGGGCCTCTCCGTCATCCATCCCGACTAA